One Maribacter dokdonensis DSW-8 genomic region harbors:
- a CDS encoding WcaI family glycosyltransferase: protein MKTSNTKRILFVGYNFSPELTGIGKYSGEMMHWLAEKGHECTVLTSYPYYPYWKIQKPYRINRFWYKKEVTEFESGGKLRVIRCPMYVPNKPSGLKRMLLDCTFSLSAFLVSVPLFFYKKYSRVITVAPSFQIGLLGVFYKRIRHAMHIHHIQDMQIEAAQDLGMIKSPKLLKALYGIEKYIYKHTDIISSISDGMIEKIEHKALKPVSFFPNWTETKNFYPIENNEHLKKQFGFKPSDYVVLYSGGIGEKQGLDAILYSARHLNSHKSLQFVICGTGPYKQVLKKKTNEMNLNNVHFMPLQPKENFNQFLNMADLHLVIQKEKASDLVMPSKLTTILAVGGLSLITANPDSSLHRVVSKHSMGILVSPENQEALNKGILKGLNEMDNKNIKKAARKYAEKYLAIDTVMQDFNKKITADQKRQVFQFVD from the coding sequence ATGAAAACAAGTAATACAAAACGCATTTTGTTCGTCGGTTATAATTTTTCTCCAGAACTTACAGGTATTGGTAAATATTCAGGAGAAATGATGCATTGGTTAGCAGAAAAAGGACATGAGTGCACCGTTCTAACCTCCTACCCTTATTACCCATATTGGAAGATACAGAAACCTTATAGAATTAACCGTTTTTGGTATAAAAAAGAGGTGACCGAATTTGAATCAGGTGGAAAACTACGGGTTATACGTTGTCCTATGTACGTGCCAAATAAACCAAGTGGATTAAAAAGAATGCTTCTAGACTGTACCTTTTCACTATCAGCATTTTTAGTGAGTGTTCCACTTTTTTTCTATAAAAAATATAGCAGAGTTATTACCGTTGCACCTTCTTTTCAAATTGGTTTACTAGGTGTCTTTTATAAAAGAATTAGACATGCGATGCATATACACCACATACAGGATATGCAAATTGAGGCTGCACAAGATTTAGGCATGATCAAATCTCCAAAGCTACTAAAAGCTTTATATGGTATTGAAAAATACATTTATAAACATACTGATATTATTAGCAGCATATCTGACGGCATGATTGAAAAAATAGAACATAAAGCATTAAAACCTGTTTCATTTTTCCCTAATTGGACAGAAACCAAGAACTTTTACCCCATTGAAAACAATGAACATTTAAAAAAGCAATTTGGATTTAAACCTTCAGATTATGTTGTTTTATATTCCGGGGGTATTGGTGAGAAACAAGGCTTAGATGCCATATTGTACTCAGCCAGGCATCTGAACTCACACAAATCGTTACAGTTTGTTATTTGTGGCACAGGTCCTTATAAGCAAGTGCTTAAAAAGAAAACAAATGAAATGAATTTGAACAATGTTCATTTTATGCCGTTGCAACCAAAAGAAAACTTTAATCAATTTTTAAATATGGCCGATTTACATTTGGTCATACAAAAAGAAAAAGCCAGTGATCTTGTCATGCCGTCTAAACTTACCACCATTTTAGCGGTAGGTGGATTATCTTTAATAACAGCGAATCCTGACTCTAGTTTACATCGTGTAGTAAGTAAACACAGTATGGGTATTTTAGTTTCTCCTGAAAATCAAGAAGCTTTAAATAAAGGTATCCTAAAAGGTCTAAATGAAATGGACAACAAAAATATAAAGAAGGCTGCACGTAAATATGCCGAAAAATATTTAGCCATTGATACTGTAATGCAAGATTTCAATAAAAAAATTACCGCTGATCAAAAAAGACAAGTATTTCAATTTGTCGATTAA
- a CDS encoding glycosyltransferase family 4 protein, which translates to MKINYFFRHPKVGHSIHRVFRTLIQELKKTVEIDTFNVPNIGSMPFDVLKNNFYIYKKRDTKAIHHVTGHIHDVLLSLTSVKTVLTIHDLVFLDNVNNPIKRLYKWLFWFYLPIKIADRVVCISNQTKNNILNKISTDKLSVIYNAVDPIFKYTPHDFNEEKPVILHIGTGWNKNLELTVEALEDIDCHLRIIGNISDKQLQLLMKYKIDFSNESNMTDEQIKQEYVNCDIVNFPSKYEGFGMPVIEGQQTGRVVVTTKIEPIIEVANDAVAFVFPDDVNSLRNTYLKIKTNSAYRNNIIEKGLANAKRFSVETIALQYINLYQDLYKE; encoded by the coding sequence ATGAAAATCAATTATTTCTTTAGACATCCAAAAGTCGGTCATTCTATACATCGCGTATTCAGAACTTTAATTCAAGAGTTAAAAAAAACAGTTGAAATAGATACCTTTAACGTACCCAACATTGGGTCAATGCCATTTGATGTCCTAAAAAATAATTTTTACATCTATAAAAAACGAGACACAAAGGCTATTCATCATGTTACAGGTCATATACACGATGTACTTTTATCCCTGACCAGTGTTAAAACGGTTTTAACCATCCATGACCTAGTATTCTTAGACAATGTTAATAATCCTATCAAACGTCTCTACAAATGGTTGTTTTGGTTCTATCTACCTATTAAAATAGCAGATAGGGTAGTTTGCATATCTAACCAAACCAAAAACAACATTTTAAACAAAATAAGCACAGACAAATTATCGGTTATTTACAATGCAGTAGACCCCATATTTAAATATACACCACATGATTTTAATGAAGAAAAACCAGTGATACTTCATATTGGAACAGGGTGGAATAAAAATCTAGAGCTTACAGTTGAAGCATTAGAAGATATTGATTGTCATTTAAGAATCATTGGAAATATAAGTGATAAACAATTACAACTTCTAATGAAATATAAAATTGATTTTTCAAATGAATCTAATATGACCGATGAACAAATTAAACAGGAATATGTTAATTGTGATATTGTAAATTTCCCTTCTAAATATGAAGGCTTTGGTATGCCCGTAATAGAAGGGCAACAGACCGGAAGAGTTGTTGTCACCACTAAAATAGAACCTATTATTGAAGTTGCCAATGACGCTGTAGCTTTCGTATTTCCTGATGACGTTAATTCATTGAGAAATACATATTTGAAAATAAAAACTAATTCTGCTTATAGAAACAATATTATTGAAAAAGGACTAGCTAATGCAAAGCGGTTTTCCGTTGAAACTATTGCGTTACAGTATATTAACTTATATCAAGATTTATATAAAGAATGA
- a CDS encoding glycosyltransferase → MDPTQGGPCQGIRNSIPELQKLGVTNEVVCLDESSSSYLSNDPFTIHTLGKAKTPWKFNKNLLPWLIQNFKNYDTIIVHGLWSYHSHVAIKAFLRLKKKEKGTQKIYVMPHGMLDPYFQKAESRKLKALRNDIYWKWIENKVINQADGILFTCEEELLLARTTFPNYKPKKEINVGYGIQPPPAYNKDMRKAFCKKVHQWNGKPHLVFLSRIHPKKGVDLLIKAYLKIEKEMDNIPQLVIAGPGLEEPYGKEMQDLANKSKNILFPGMLSGSEKWGAFYESEVFILPSHQENFGIAVVEALACSKPVLISEKVNIWREISQENAGIVKKDTEKDTFLLLKEWLSKTTIEQEQMAKNAFNVYTKHFTIANAGKQLLNNIE, encoded by the coding sequence ATGGACCCAACGCAGGGAGGTCCTTGCCAAGGCATCCGAAATTCCATACCCGAACTACAAAAACTAGGTGTTACCAATGAGGTGGTGTGTTTAGATGAATCATCTTCATCATATTTAAGTAATGACCCATTTACTATTCATACTTTAGGAAAAGCCAAAACTCCTTGGAAATTTAATAAGAACTTACTACCATGGTTAATACAGAATTTTAAAAATTATGATACTATTATTGTACATGGTCTTTGGTCCTATCATAGCCATGTAGCTATAAAAGCTTTTTTAAGGCTAAAGAAGAAAGAAAAGGGCACGCAAAAAATATATGTAATGCCGCATGGCATGTTAGACCCCTATTTTCAAAAAGCAGAATCGCGAAAGTTAAAAGCCCTACGTAATGACATTTATTGGAAATGGATAGAAAACAAAGTCATTAACCAGGCTGACGGTATTTTATTTACTTGTGAAGAAGAATTACTATTGGCCCGTACAACATTCCCTAACTATAAGCCAAAAAAAGAAATTAATGTTGGTTATGGTATACAGCCGCCACCAGCATATAACAAAGATATGCGCAAAGCATTCTGTAAAAAAGTACACCAATGGAACGGAAAACCACACTTAGTTTTCTTAAGTAGAATACATCCAAAAAAAGGAGTAGACCTACTTATAAAAGCTTACCTCAAAATTGAGAAAGAAATGGACAATATACCTCAATTAGTAATTGCAGGTCCAGGACTAGAAGAACCCTACGGTAAGGAAATGCAAGACCTAGCAAACAAATCTAAAAATATCTTATTTCCGGGAATGTTAAGTGGCAGTGAAAAATGGGGCGCTTTTTATGAAAGTGAAGTGTTTATATTACCAAGTCATCAAGAAAATTTTGGCATTGCCGTTGTAGAAGCATTAGCCTGCTCTAAACCAGTATTGATAAGCGAAAAAGTAAATATCTGGCGGGAGATTTCACAGGAAAACGCAGGTATCGTCAAAAAAGACACCGAAAAAGATACTTTTCTTCTTTTAAAAGAATGGCTATCAAAAACAACTATAGAACAGGAACAAATGGCGAAAAATGCTTTTAATGTCTATACAAAACACTTTACTATTGCCAATGCCGGCAAGCAGTTATTAAACAATATCGAATAA
- a CDS encoding WcaF family extracellular polysaccharide biosynthesis acetyltransferase, with protein sequence MNTTKSKVLLNDFNPNIGLKRGASKLKEIIWYLIKIIFFLSALPYPSVLKIWLLKIFGAKVGTGIVIKPRVNIHFPWKLEIGSHVWIGEEAFILNFEQIKIGNNVCISQRSFLCGGNHDYRIPSMPYRNGPIILQDGCWVGANCFIGPNVIVGYDSVITVGSIIVDNIEPNKVITQRPKNKTTLRWR encoded by the coding sequence ATGAACACCACTAAATCTAAAGTATTATTGAACGATTTTAATCCTAACATTGGATTAAAAAGAGGTGCAAGTAAATTAAAGGAGATTATTTGGTACTTGATCAAGATTATATTTTTCTTAAGCGCTTTGCCTTATCCAAGTGTACTAAAAATATGGTTATTGAAAATCTTCGGTGCAAAAGTTGGCACAGGTATTGTAATTAAACCGAGAGTTAACATACACTTTCCTTGGAAGTTAGAAATTGGCAGTCATGTATGGATAGGTGAAGAAGCCTTTATTTTAAACTTTGAGCAAATAAAAATAGGTAATAACGTATGTATTTCTCAAAGGAGTTTCTTATGTGGCGGTAATCATGATTACCGAATTCCCTCCATGCCTTACCGAAACGGCCCTATAATACTACAAGATGGCTGTTGGGTTGGCGCTAATTGTTTTATTGGTCCAAATGTTATAGTGGGCTACGACTCTGTAATTACGGTGGGGTCAATAATAGTTGACAATATAGAACCAAATAAAGTAATTACTCAAAGACCTAAAAACAAAACTACCTTGCGATGGAGATAA